TTCTTGTACAAACATCATTTTGGGTGTATGTATATTTTATTGCATGCAGGCGCTACCACATTTCTTGATCGAAGGCCATATTTGTTGTTTGGAAGAAAAGGCCTTGTGCACTAATTCAGTAtacccaaatttcttcatcaaTCCCCTTGAAGATATACGAGTAAAgcttttttcaaataaaaaatttatttatttatttttttaaaaattccaaaataatGATGGAACCTCTAGTGAATTTTCAGTTAGAAATAAGTTTACAGTAATCAAAGACATTGAAGCATTAGAGGCTGTAAGGCGTACATATAATTTCTGTTGAAATCAATATTTCTATCTTTTCATACTCTCCACATCGGCGCTAACATCAATATTTAATACTAGGGTTGCAATTGGAGCAAGCAACCCAAGAGACTTCCTTGGCATATCTCAAGAACACCAGAAATGAATTTTAAGAAGCTACTCATTGTATTTGACATATAATTATAAACCGCAGTTCCACTGAAATTTATATTGAAAATGAATCAAATGTTGGCGCCATCTCTCTTGGAAAAacattcttcaaattttttattttttattttttttctcgaAACATCCTCTTGCACATCTGTTGTCTTAGTACTAATTCCTGCAACCAAAGAAACTAATGTAACTGAAGTTCAACGAAATGAAAGCAAATAGAGGACAACGCCATTGGCAATATGGCATCGACTTGTATCCCATCTGGTCACTAATCTGTGGTAGCAAGATAGGGCATTATATTCCATCTGTATTAAATATTGTCAGTTCTGATATTAGGCCTTTTTTCATCCATAAAAGAATGCCTCAGCTTTCCATTAAGCTTGCACAGGATTCTCAGTGCTTATCTCAGCAGTTTCTTTCCTCAAAGCTTGTAGCCTTTCCTTCAGTTTCTTACTCTCTTCAAAGTTTACCTTCCTCTTCACAGCTTTCTGTTGGACAAATTGAAAGTAATCCTTAAGATTCTacaagaatatatattttcaaaaaaacagaaagaaaaaagacccAAATAACTAAGACTTACTTCCTGCCGAAAACAACGGTCAAGCTTTATTTTGAGATCTGTACATTCACCAAAGAATTTGCCAATAGGATGATCTACATGACACTTCTGAAAATCCTCGATGATCTAGACACAGaagaaacataaataaaattagaggATATATCTATCAACTTGCTGCTAAATGTAACTTGCATTGCTAAATTGACACTTCTAACACCAGAAATTATCAAACAATCACAATACAAATAATAGCTCACAAGGTAAGAGTCTTAATGGTATTCTCTATCGAAGTTTTTATCACGGTAAAGCAACATGCCAAGACAGCCATTTATATGACTTCTCTTCTGTAGATTTAAAAGAGATTGTGTGGTCAAAACCTCCTTCCTTCAATCCCATTTAAGTTCTAACTCCTAAGTGTATCCAACTACTCAAAACTAGCTGCATAACTCCTGTAACAATACACTCTTGCCTATTTGTCTACAGGTGTTTGTAGATAAATGAATTATTTAGGTTACACAAATCTTTCCGCTTTTTGCTATTTGAAACCACACACTATATATGGCTTGAACTCTGGCTAGCCTGTATGAGTTAAACCACATGATTTACCAAGCACTTTGATGCGAAGATTAGGTTATTGTCTAGGTGAAAGTGCAAGATTTGGGGGGTTCAAGCAACCCCAATTGCCCCATTTGATGACTCCCCAAGCGTTAGCATAAAACACAACTGTTCAGTTTTCACAATTGGACAGCGATTCATGGTATACATATACAGCGAGTCATGGTATACAAatacatatacacatattGTATGAGACTATGAAGCAATTTAGACAGTGATTCATGATTCTTCAACTACACAAATGGAGATGATCCAACAAATCCAAACCCCATTAGGTGAAAAATGGTACTCAATGGTACGTATGAATGTCATAATAAAGAGataaataatcaataaaacagaataaaaatatttaaaaaaagatgaagaaagtAGTAAAAGGGATAGAGAACTCACTTCTGCACACATGGGGTGCTTGTGTAGCGTTAATGGAGGATGCATCTTCAACGTCCAATTGATTCAACGTCTCTAGCACCCTGCAAAAAACTACACCaaccctttttttaatatttatatatatatttattttgacatTGTGTTCGTACAAAAGGAAACAGTACCCAACCCAACAAACATTTTCGATATAGAGAAATAGAATTATCAAATCAAGCATGAAATTTTGGGGATATTGGGGAAATAGGTTTTCAATTTGGATGATAATTATAAGCAGAGATAGGACAGATAATAGAAACATACCTTTTAGTTATTGGGTGAGAGGTTTGCTTCGGGTAATTGAAGAAATGGATCAGTTCCAAATGTGTCCAACAATGTTAATGCACCTCCTCCGCAGCAGCACCGGCACCGGCAGCAGCTGATGATGGGCTACCAACCACCAAGTTTTTGTGCTCAACTGTGGGTTTTTGGGCCGAATGTAAAGTTACTCGGCCTAGACTTATTTGCTTTAAGAGCTTAATTGAcagtatttttttatttttatttattaagagAGCTTATTTGGCGTAAGGGGCTTGTAAGTTATAACCCAAGTGTTTACGAGTATTTACCCTGCACCTGATGTCCTAGATTTGACTTCAGCTCCCCTAATATCGCTTGTGAGAGTTTAGTTGGCAGTTCAATCTAACTTAAGgcatcaaaacaaaatcttaCTCATAGGTTAGCTGCTTCTTCCAAACCCCAATTTGTTAGATGAGTTATATGGCATGAATTCCAGGTTGtcatatttccattttcatttttagtttttatagTAATTCCGAGTTTTGCTGAGTTGATTTGAAATGtctcaaaaaggaaaaacgtCATTTTGGGTTGTGGGTAGACGGATTTTGGGGACACAAGAAGAAAGCCACTTGCTTCAAGAAACTTAATCATTCTTTCTGGTATCCTAATTGCAGCAAgatgaaatttgttttgtacaaaaaacaaaaggagagaCATATGGacatttcatttctttatattCTTTGTACACATCCCCACTGAAAGTCGTCTGTCATAAGTAAGGCATATGAAATGATGTCCAACAAAACCAATTGCCTTGTAGAACCACGATGGCATGTACCATAAGAACTACAAAATGATCAAGTAACAAACTTCATCCCACATGCCAGCTCTCAAAACCCTGATGCCGATTCTAGCTTCCTAGCCTGCCTGACTTACATTCTTTAGCAAATCTTGACAAGTTTCATCTTCTATGAGAATTCTGACTAAGCTAACTGTTATGAATCAAATATTCCTATGCATTGATGAAATCTCTCTTGTACTTTGCACTGAAACAGGCTGCTCTCGTATACGAGATAAGAGAATGGAGACGTGCTCGGTTGCTATATCTAGCCTCTCCCTCGACTTGGCAGATTCTGTTACAAGAGTTGATACTATATTCTGTAATAACTGTATTCTTTCTGCATGATCATTTGGAGCACTCTGAAGGAGTTTTGCAGAAGGAATGCTGATGCGGCGCCAACGGACAGGAAGATATCTCTCAGggatttgaaaacaatttcctGTGGAGAGAACTCGAAGTGCATGACGACAGAGAATTCCAGAGAACTCAAAGTGATGGCAACTGCAACTTATAATGCCTTCCCGTGGAACCCAATACACTTTCCGACCTCCCTCAGCTTTTGTGTGGTGTCGCACAAGAAAACCATCTTCCATCTCAAAAGATGCATAGTGGGCAGCCAAAACAAGTTGTTCTTGAAGCTTAGAGAAAGCATAAGGAGTAAAGATTGAGGCAGCATGGGATTCCATGGGTGCTCCTGTTTTCAGGGATATATTTTGGAGATTCTGTTGCATTGTTTGTTGTTCTCCAGCTTGATCTTTAAAATCCACAGCAACAGCAACCTGTTCATGCAACCAAAGTAAATATTATAACAGGGGACAGAAAATCTTTTccatcaaacaaaaaagagaactTAAATAGTATAAATTTGCCGAACCTAAGACAAGATTAGAGGTAATGTATGCGAGTgaggatttgaatttgggacCTCctcttcaccaaaaaaaaaatggtggcTCCGTAAATTTGCAATTTTATAATACAGATAACAGGTTAACGATCGTCAACTTGCTTGGTTAATGAAACATTGACCACAAGCAGCATAATATGGTAGCTCAAAGGTAGATAAAACATTGACCACAAGCAGCATAATATAGTAGCTCAACACTTCTTAGTTGTTAcagttgtttttttatattatgcATGCTTTGGTGTGTCACACatgaaaaaacacaaaattttcCATGTTCTGAGGTGCTACAAAATCCTGGGTGAcatgactatatatatatatgattccAGCAGCGGAGAGTATTCAAACTCCGCATATCAAGTGGACTAGGCAAGATAGAATTGAAAAGAGCTTGAATACAAAGCATAACTGATATTGAAATATTAATCCTCATGTGGTAATATCATCAGTTACCTTTAGATTTAACCAACCAAGACACATTAAAATGGATCATAGTAAGACTTCACCAAATACTTTTGACCAAACAAGAGTAAAGGGtatctaaaaatatatataaaattattccGATTAATCTATTCTAATTTTATTGCAAATTGAAAGAGAGGATACCATACTTGTTCGACGAAATGTGCAAGCCGGGTCTGTGCACTCAAAAATCGTTGGATGAATGCATTAATCGATTTAGACTGTCCAATTGTAGTCATTCCTGCAAAGAAATGGCTTCTCAAGAATGGTAGTGCCCATAGCGAGCGGAGGCCATACAAGTTGACTATGTGCCTGTTAGAGTGAAGCCCAAAAGAATTTACCAAGTCCCTCCATCCTAGTTCAAAATCCTCTATGGACTCCAAATTGTAAATGCGATAAAACTCACTTTTCCACTCATTGTAACGTTCACCCAAAACAGCATTGAACCAGGACGGAAACTTTGCCACTATCATCCATATGCAAAGTGCATGTTTAGTTGTTGGCATTTCCATGCCTATTGCTTCTTTCAGAAACATATTTTGGTCAGTTAATATTGTCTGTGGTGCCTTCCCATACATGAAGCTCAGGAATGCCTTCcatacaaaacagaaaaccacAGTAAATCTGGGAGTAAAGAAGTAGTTTATGAAAAAATACACGTCGCATAAGCCAGATATTCATCAAGAGTATAAGAAGATTCCAATCCATATATGTTTCTAGTTCAAACTGGCTATCTGGAAAAGACTGATAGAGGCACTGAACACATATGAGGGTGTGATCATCTGCATTTACTAAGGAGTAAGAAAAGTTCCCAACTACATATGAATTGACTGCCATAAATCTGATAAAAACGTGCTTCCTAGCACTCCAAAATTTGTACTACAAACTGCCAAAAAATCATTcttttaaagagaaaaaaaaatacagtcCCATGTTTGAAGTTTGAACCACAATTACCAAATCAACATCTCTTATGCATGGCCAAAACCTGACTGGACAATCCTTAAGGCATCACCTTAAAGTTCTCTCACCTCCCATCCTATTGATGCCATCTATTCAATTCAGAATCTAAGTTTACAGTCTCACATGCTCCACTGGCTTTTGGTTAAGTCACACAAGAGAATCATAATTAATTGGTTAGACCAAGTTAAACTTAAGGTATCCATCTGTGCAATATAAGAGTGATGTGATAGATTGATTGAAGAAGAATGATAATAAGTATATTAGAGTCACTCTATTACCTTCAATGCCCATGAAAACGACCTTAAACTTTCCTCTCGCAGAAGCACACAGCCAAAGAAGCAAGGCATGCCATAATTATTTATTCCAACCCATATCCCGAGTGGCATATCGAATGCAGTTAAGCGATGAGTAGTATCAAACACCACTGCATCACCAAATATCTCATATGACTGGACTGATGATGCATACGACCAGGCAATATTCTCTAATCTGTGGTCTGAGTCAAGTGTGTACTCAAATTTGAAGTTAGGATCTTTCTCCTTGATATTTCTGCACATTCTCAACAAGTCTATGCTCTCGTCTTCCGGATCTAATTTCCTAAATGTCTGGAGTAAATTCCTCACATCCTTTTCAGTGAATGGTAAATACCCTGGTTGCACACATTTTTCAAGCTCCATGAGCCTCATCATTTGCTGCACAGAAATTCCTGTCTTGGCAAACATAAGTATCCGGCTCTTATCAGACTCAGATATAGTTCTGTATGCAGGAAGAAAACGAACTTGGTTTGCTTCTAAGAGTTCATGATTATGGTGGTTTGCAAAGCCCGTGACACGCCATTCTGGTGCTCCTAATTCTGTTGTCTTGCTTATCCGCATGTATGCTTGACATCCACACCGGGAGGACTTTCTATTCCTTTGGGGCTTCCTCTCATGGGAGGTTTTAATTGGGGTGTTGCCAGCACGATGACAGACAAAGTAGCGTCTAGTAAGTCCCTTTCCTACCCCATCTTTGCCTTCTGTGCGGTGCCTCCGGATTGAGAATCCGCATTGCTTTGCAAATTCACTATAGTATTCATAAGCCGCATCATGAGTAGAAAATCTTTGTCCTATATATGGAATTACATCATTTATGGTCTCTAATGAAAGCCTGGTCTCATCAGGTGATTCCTCAGTGCTGCTGGTCTCATCCAAAGACAAAGATCGTTGATCTGATGGATCATCATAAAGTACTAACATTACTCCAGCGTCTTCAGACATCATACTGTCATTCTTCTGCTTAATGTAACTCTAAGGGCTGCATATCTGATATTgtaaaaatgagaaaaagtaTCAATTACTGATTCAACCCAGTATATGAGTACATTataggagaaaaaaaaaatcttcctGGATAGGCCAAGTTATCATGAGTGATAGTGCTGATTCTGATGATGTTTTTAGTATGACTTCACACTAGCCTCTCCACACGTGCTCCTCTCAAGTCTGGGAGGCTGCACATCTGggaggtttttttatttatttgttacattataaaaatataattcttACTGATATTGCGATACATACATATCAGGTTCAATAATTGTAACTTAAGTTACAAATGGatgaaagtaaaagtaaaGCATGTAGTGACATTCTATAGCAAtgtgaataaaaaaaacaaggaaaaccAAATTCGGAAATGTCATGCTAAACATGACGAATAAAATCACAGAAGCTACAGCATCGACAAGAGTTAGCAACATAGTAGTTAAGACCAATTGTGAAAGCATCTAAAACAATATATGCGGCCAAAGACCAACAGATTTGAGCTAAAGAATTTAGTTTTAAACAATCATTCAGACTATTGCTAATAAGAAAAGAAGCACTTAAACCATCATCAACAGAACTTTCATTTCATActcataaagaaagaaaaagaaaaaagaaataaaatcaaactttCATCAAATGCTCaacttttcttcaatttcatattcTGTGTATAAACATTTGTTGttagagaaaggaaaaggaaaataataataattgaactTCCATAAAATAATCAACTtcagtagagagagagagagagagagagagagtcaaagaaaaagcaaacagACCAGAAAAGAAAGCTGAGAAATTGATGGGCATTAGGGGAAGGAGTATCTTTCAGAATATTTTTTTACGGAATGGCAATCACCATTTGAGAAAATAACAGCATTCATGCAGAACAACATATCCAATTTTCATATGTGCTTGCAAtgcaaacccaaaatataatTGTTAAAGTAGTTAAATTTATTGGAAAGAACGAAACCTATAATGAAAATATCCAGTATATCGAGACAACAACGAAcccaaaatcacatcaaagcCATCTCCGAATGGCACAAAACAATGCAAAGAACACCACAAACCCAGATATCCTCCAAAATCAGTTTCAATTGAAAGGACcaaaaaagcaacaaaaaaagcaaaaggcgGTTAAAAGCGACCTTGGCAGAGAGCACGGAATCAATGCAGCAATCAGAATCTGTGCTGCgaaatttgtattttgtgtAGAGTTGTATTGAGCTTCTCCTTCTTCAGCCCCGATAGTCGCTGTGACTTTGCTTCTTATTTCAAACTCACTCAGCCAAGCCCCGATAGAGTTTTCTTTCCCTGCCTGTTCATTTGTTGTCTGAGCAATCCAGCTGTAGCTGAAGGCGTCACTTTGATTTCTGTTTTGCTTCTCAAGTCTGTTTTGGGCTTCTTGGGCTTGCCTTAGGAGTTTTATGAATCTCATTTTTGCAGACCCAATAAAAAATGGAGTTTCACTGTTATGTTTAATGTAGAGgtccaaattattttaaattttttttatatgaaatagactttaaaaacacacttaaaacttatttaaaatataacaaaGAGGCTTCGAACTtgatataaattataaaactgtcaacaatttcttaaaacaagccaaactccaaaatctcataaaaaaaacaaaaaacactcAACAGGGCATCAaggtaatttaataatcaaaattaaattcaacaagGTCAGttgttcttttttgggtttgtttataaagATTAAATGATGTAGAATTTATCTATATCACTAATACTAAAAATAGTTATATAACTAAATACCTCAAAAAGGAAGTCATCTCATCCCGCAATAGAAAGGATAAAGAGGCAGAGAGGTGGGATAAAAAGTAATGAGAGGGTGAGAAGGAGATAGATATAAGGTGGAAAGTCATTGTCGCGTAATTGTTCTTATttgtcaaaaaataaaaatattgagtTCTAGGTAACTGGAGAAATTATGATAGTAAGGTGTATGACATTTTGATTACAATtttcaatcattttttttcttttgggacaAATTTTCAACCAATTGAGCTTGGTATGCCATTGCCTACCATGTCGTCATTTATTAAtagttttgaaagaaaataaaagttttttggtatatatatagttattcaCTCATTTGGATGTCTGCACATTATTATCGTACATATATCATCGTAAATAAGGAGAAAAATCTGAACGTCTGCatagaaaaattatatatatgtttataccGGAAATAATTGACCTGTGACTGCCAAACACGTGGACTGAATCGATATTTATCACAATAAACCCTTCGGCATGTGCCCTACCGAAGCCATACAATTTGACTCTTTTGCAcctggacacgtgtcatgctcacaatccgcttctacagtcccacatcggaaatatgagcatagtgcacgcctcccaaggcctatataaggagacccctatccccaaaaggaaaggaggagaaaccaacggtacgctaccgcttgatctgtaaactgatatttactaaatccgtacttacttaagcatcggagagctttcggccggtaccacaccggtatcccaaggtcttaccgaacgtgtccttttgcaggaacttgatcttccgaagactaactccctttcgaagacataatatcactaagttgggcgaaccacgtgtcaaaccactttttcgcatcaacaatatatatatatatatatatatatatactcatgCAATCTCAATGAAGGTTAGTCATCTTTAATACTTCTTTTGCCAGAGTTAGATAGCTTTAAATCGCCAATTTCATTATATCTTTATGGTGAAGAATGTATTTGGAAATTGGCATTCAGTTTGACTTCAATTTCCAATAACCTCATGCAGGCTGAATTTGTTAATCAAATTTTGCCAGCATAATAATACACATAAAAAAAGAGGCAAAGTAAACACATACATAAGTTAGGTTAGTTGGGCAATATAATGTGTCTGC
The window above is part of the Prunus dulcis chromosome 1, ALMONDv2, whole genome shotgun sequence genome. Proteins encoded here:
- the LOC117614257 gene encoding COX assembly mitochondrial protein 2 homolog, with protein sequence MHPPLTLHKHPMCAEIIEDFQKCHVDHPIGKFFGECTDLKIKLDRCFRQEKAVKRKVNFEESKKLKERLQALRKETAEISTENPVQA
- the LOC117616213 gene encoding protein FAR1-RELATED SEQUENCE 11, yielding MMSEDAGVMLVLYDDPSDQRSLSLDETSSTEESPDETRLSLETINDVIPYIGQRFSTHDAAYEYYSEFAKQCGFSIRRHRTEGKDGVGKGLTRRYFVCHRAGNTPIKTSHERKPQRNRKSSRCGCQAYMRISKTTELGAPEWRVTGFANHHNHELLEANQVRFLPAYRTISESDKSRILMFAKTGISVQQMMRLMELEKCVQPGYLPFTEKDVRNLLQTFRKLDPEDESIDLLRMCRNIKEKDPNFKFEYTLDSDHRLENIAWSYASSVQSYEIFGDAVVFDTTHRLTAFDMPLGIWVGINNYGMPCFFGCVLLREESLRSFSWALKAFLSFMYGKAPQTILTDQNMFLKEAIGMEMPTTKHALCIWMIVAKFPSWFNAVLGERYNEWKSEFYRIYNLESIEDFELGWRDLVNSFGLHSNRHIVNLYGLRSLWALPFLRSHFFAGMTTIGQSKSINAFIQRFLSAQTRLAHFVEQVAVAVDFKDQAGEQQTMQQNLQNISLKTGAPMESHAASIFTPYAFSKLQEQLVLAAHYASFEMEDGFLVRHHTKAEGGRKVYWVPREGIISCSCHHFEFSGILCRHALRVLSTGNCFQIPERYLPVRWRRISIPSAKLLQSAPNDHAERIQLLQNIVSTLVTESAKSRERLDIATEHVSILLSRIREQPVSVQSTREISSMHRNI